TTAAACCCCCTGTTTTTCTATCTCTTTAAAATGATTGTACCTGCCTGCATGGTTACCATCGTGCCTTCTGATCTTCACAGATTCCCCAGGCATCCTCTATCCTAATTTGGTCGTTGGCCTCCGTTTGTAAGGTTCCATTATACTTTCCAATATATTGCTGTAAATGAGAGGATAATACCAAATAATTTTCACGTTTCTCCTGATAATGAATGGGTGTAAAGATGAGTTGAACTCGGTCGCTACTAGTAGTTGTTATGCGCCAGGGTTTCATGGGTGAGCTTGGGTCGTAGAGGAATTGAATCGGTTCTGTTATTTTTTCGGCACGCTGTTGAAGCAATAAGCCATTTTCAGTCATTCCCGTTCCATCTGTCCAACCAGCTCCGAGATTGCACCCACACCAGCTTCCCCTCCATCGAAAGCAACAAGTCATCCAATTCCATTGGGTCACATAAGGCCAAATACCACGACCAAAATCTAGACTTGCTGATGTTACTTCCTGTGTAAGGTCGTAAAGCTTACTGCCTACGCGTACTGTACCTGCCGCTGCTCTTCCCGGTTGCTTTGCTGTATATTGAAATCTGGTATCAGCCCAGGGAATAACCATATGTAAGGCCTCGGCAGTCTCTGAGATACTCATATCTACTGAATAAGCTATCCCTTGACTTGTCACCCCATCAACCAAGATCGTTGTAGTCGTCTG
This is a stretch of genomic DNA from Brevibacillus laterosporus DSM 25. It encodes these proteins:
- a CDS encoding DUF2804 domain-containing protein → MAFPANVEREITEHTVLCDRRGKLRPEAIGWSRYPLHDCQISGHRGRKKKWNFWFIINNQVIITVAVCHLDYIGLAFFHLIDLQSGQKVEQTIKVPLARGIYLPDSVHGDVHFDHKKLQISFTHNQTTTTILVDGVTSQGIAYSVDMSISETAEALHMVIPWADTRFQYTAKQPGRAAAGTVRVGSKLYDLTQEVTSASLDFGRGIWPYVTQWNWMTCCFRWRGSWCGCNLGAGWTDGTGMTENGLLLQQRAEKITEPIQFLYDPSSPMKPWRITTTSSDRVQLIFTPIHYQEKRENYLVLSSHLQQYIGKYNGTLQTEANDQIRIEDAWGICEDQKARW